A single Inediibacterium massiliense DNA region contains:
- a CDS encoding SPOR domain-containing protein encodes MRLKRNRIRKENEGKKIGIVFSLGLLIFLSIGFGFLLTQHIIIPSFFNHHVQEKRIVKQAKPEKIQGKKEEEQASTNQINTMSLKGLDIFSVQIGSFSTKENAQNMLDQLYERKMPGFILEEKGYKVIAGVMTDRNSADVFMKNIKVDYEETFVWSRSIPDKIIQYHKDDEKYIQILKEENEKFVEILKSIGNKIQEQKNTGKIQSFQVDIDSLNEIEKKANQEKISKDLKKMHDEWMNRIKDFSKELTEALKNQDNPLFEVENVFIKNLYKYLKFMTAHES; translated from the coding sequence ATGAGACTAAAAAGAAATAGAATAAGAAAAGAGAATGAAGGAAAAAAAATAGGGATTGTTTTTTCTTTAGGATTGTTAATTTTTTTATCTATTGGATTTGGTTTTTTGTTGACTCAGCATATTATCATACCTTCTTTTTTTAATCATCACGTACAGGAGAAAAGAATAGTGAAACAAGCCAAACCAGAGAAAATACAAGGAAAAAAAGAAGAAGAACAAGCTTCTACAAATCAAATAAACACAATGAGTTTAAAGGGGCTTGATATCTTTAGTGTTCAAATAGGAAGTTTTTCCACCAAGGAAAATGCACAGAATATGTTAGATCAGTTATATGAAAGAAAAATGCCTGGCTTTATATTGGAAGAAAAAGGATATAAAGTCATTGCTGGAGTAATGACGGATCGAAATAGTGCAGATGTTTTTATGAAAAATATAAAGGTAGACTATGAAGAAACTTTTGTATGGAGTAGAAGCATACCTGATAAAATTATTCAGTATCACAAAGACGATGAAAAGTATATACAGATTTTGAAAGAGGAAAATGAAAAATTTGTAGAAATATTAAAGAGTATTGGAAATAAAATACAAGAACAAAAAAATACAGGAAAAATACAATCATTTCAAGTAGATATAGATAGTTTAAATGAAATAGAAAAGAAAGCAAACCAAGAGAAAATTTCTAAAGATTTAAAAAAGATGCATGATGAATGGATGAATAGGATAAAAGATTTTTCAAAAGAATTGACAGAAGCTTTAAAAAATCAAGACAATCCATTGTTTGAGGTGGAAAATGTTTTTATAAAAAATTTATACAAATATTTAAAATTTATGACCGCTCATGAGAGTTAG
- the rsxC gene encoding electron transport complex subunit RsxC: MNLLSFRGGVHPPHYKEATERIKVEKANEPTRVAIPLQQHIGAPCEALVKVGDHVKVGQKIGEAKAFVSAPIHSSISGQVKQITKMLTPTGEAQCIVIESDGLNEVHESVIPKGDIDSLSGKEILEIIKEAGIVGMGGAAFPTHVKLSPPPDKKIDTIVLNGAECEPYLTADHRLMLENPQSIIYGLKAMMKATNVSKAYIGIEDNKPDAIESMKNAAKDEASIEVVGLRTKYPQGAEKQLIYACTQREVPSGGLPMDAGVIVNNVGTASAIANAIQTGMPLIERIATITGKGIKEPKNLLIKIGTPFKEIIEQCGGYNGTVGKLIMGGPMMGLAQHTDEIPAIKGTSGILVLSPEEARLPEPTSCIKCGKCVDICPAFLQPLYVSAYSLKGMYDTAEKYRALDCIECGSCSFICPSKRPLLQSIRVAKREIVAKKKKSK; the protein is encoded by the coding sequence ATGAATCTTTTATCCTTCAGAGGAGGGGTACATCCTCCTCACTATAAGGAAGCAACAGAAAGAATTAAAGTAGAAAAAGCAAACGAACCAACTCGTGTAGCGATCCCTCTTCAACAACACATTGGGGCTCCTTGTGAAGCTTTAGTAAAGGTTGGAGACCATGTAAAAGTAGGACAAAAAATAGGAGAAGCAAAAGCTTTTGTTTCTGCACCAATCCACAGTAGTATATCAGGTCAAGTAAAACAAATTACAAAAATGCTTACGCCCACAGGAGAAGCACAATGTATTGTTATTGAATCTGATGGTTTAAATGAAGTTCATGAAAGCGTTATACCAAAAGGAGACATTGATAGTTTATCTGGAAAAGAGATCTTAGAGATCATTAAAGAAGCAGGTATTGTAGGGATGGGAGGAGCAGCTTTCCCAACTCATGTAAAACTATCTCCTCCACCAGATAAGAAAATTGACACGATTGTCTTAAATGGTGCAGAGTGTGAACCGTATCTAACAGCTGACCACAGATTGATGTTAGAAAATCCACAAAGTATTATTTATGGATTAAAAGCAATGATGAAAGCTACAAATGTTTCTAAAGCGTATATAGGTATAGAAGATAATAAACCTGATGCCATTGAAAGCATGAAAAATGCAGCAAAAGATGAGGCATCTATTGAGGTTGTGGGTCTTAGAACAAAATATCCTCAAGGAGCTGAAAAACAACTGATTTATGCCTGTACACAAAGAGAAGTTCCATCAGGAGGACTTCCAATGGATGCGGGAGTGATTGTAAATAACGTAGGAACTGCATCAGCAATTGCTAATGCAATTCAAACTGGAATGCCTTTGATCGAAAGAATTGCAACTATTACAGGAAAAGGTATTAAAGAACCTAAAAATTTATTAATTAAAATAGGTACACCTTTTAAAGAAATCATTGAACAATGTGGAGGATACAATGGAACTGTAGGAAAACTAATCATGGGAGGACCTATGATGGGGCTTGCACAACATACAGATGAGATTCCTGCAATCAAAGGAACATCTGGTATATTAGTACTCAGTCCAGAGGAAGCAAGACTTCCTGAACCTACATCATGTATTAAGTGTGGCAAGTGTGTAGATATTTGTCCAGCTTTCTTACAACCATTATATGTAAGTGCTTATTCCCTAAAAGGTATGTATGACACAGCTGAGAAATATCGAGCTCTTGATTGTATAGAATGTGGTTCTTGTTCATTTATTTGTCCATCAAAGAGACCACTACTTCAATCCATTCGAGTAGCCAAACGAGAAATCGTAGCCAAAAAGAAAAAGAGTAAGTAA
- a CDS encoding RnfABCDGE type electron transport complex subunit D has protein sequence MENRLIVSSSPHIRSNETTNKIMRDVVIALLPATLAGVYFFRMGAVKVILAAVIAAVLTEAAVQKICKKPVTINDWSAVVTGLLLAFNIPASAPWWLPAIGSVFAIAIVKQVFGGVGHNFMNPALAARAMLLASWPVQMTAWVKPGTDAVSTATPLAILGGEAKEALPSLADLIIGNVGGCIGETSAILLILGGIYLVYRGVITPKIPVIYIATVAVLTFIFGGFDAQFMIYQIFAGGLMLGAIYMATDYASSPVTPKGQIIFALGCGLLTSVIRVYGGYPEGVSYSILLMNVAAPLIDKYTSPRVFGEVK, from the coding sequence ATGGAGAATCGACTTATTGTATCTTCGTCTCCTCATATTAGATCTAATGAGACTACAAATAAGATCATGAGAGACGTTGTTATTGCATTGTTGCCTGCAACATTAGCAGGTGTATATTTTTTTAGAATGGGAGCAGTAAAAGTAATTTTAGCAGCTGTCATTGCAGCTGTGTTAACAGAAGCTGCTGTCCAAAAAATTTGTAAAAAACCAGTTACTATTAATGACTGGAGTGCTGTTGTAACAGGATTATTATTGGCTTTTAATATTCCAGCGAGTGCCCCTTGGTGGCTTCCAGCAATAGGTTCAGTATTTGCTATTGCTATTGTAAAGCAAGTATTTGGAGGGGTAGGACATAACTTTATGAACCCAGCACTAGCTGCTCGTGCCATGCTTTTAGCTTCTTGGCCAGTACAAATGACAGCTTGGGTAAAACCAGGAACTGATGCTGTAAGTACAGCAACTCCACTAGCTATTTTAGGAGGAGAAGCAAAAGAAGCATTACCATCATTAGCAGATTTAATTATTGGGAATGTTGGTGGATGTATTGGAGAAACTTCTGCTATTTTATTAATACTTGGAGGAATTTATCTTGTATATAGAGGTGTTATTACTCCAAAGATTCCAGTTATTTATATCGCTACAGTAGCGGTTCTTACATTTATTTTTGGAGGATTTGATGCACAATTTATGATTTATCAAATCTTTGCAGGTGGTTTAATGTTAGGAGCAATCTATATGGCAACAGATTATGCTTCATCACCTGTAACACCTAAAGGTCAAATAATCTTTGCATTAGGATGTGGGCTATTAACAAGTGTTATCAGAGTATATGGTGGATATCCAGAAGGTGTATCTTATTCTATTCTTTTAATGAACGTAGCTGCACCATTGATTGACAAATACACAAGCCCAAGAGTATTTGGGGAGGTGAAGTAG